The nucleotide window TTTTTGGCCCTTAAGACGTCTTCCAGTTCGACACTTTCGGTTATTTCAAATTTGATAAATTTCGGATTGATATTATAGCTTTCAATAAGGGCAATGGAACTTTCCACAAATGCCGGATTATAAAAATGGCTCGGTAAAATATTGATCGATACTTGATACAATTTCATACCCGCATCTTGTCGTTGTTTTTGCCACTGGAGCACCTTTTTGAAAATTTCGAGATCCACTTTATAAATGTTGCCGGTATTTTCTGCAACCGGAATAAATAACATTGGCGAGACAAAACCTAATTCCGCCGAATTCCAGCGCGCCAACGCTTCAAAACTTTCGATTTCTCCTGTCACCATATTCACTTTCGGCTGGAGCATCGGGAAAAATTCGCTATTTTTTAGAGCGCGTGTAAAATGGGCCAGTATATTCATTTCCTGTTCGACCGACTCAATTAAACCCATATTAAAGTTTTTAATAACACTGCCCGTTACTTTAAGCGCGCTTGATAATGCATTATCCGCCTGGCGGACTGCTTCTATGTAGTTAATACCGGAACTAAAAGACGAAGTTCCTATTTTTAATGTTAAATACACTTCTTTTCCATCAATATAATATGGCTCGGATAAAACCTGTTCACCTTCAAATTGAGGAATATTCATTTCGTGTAATGACAGGCGTGTCGCTACAATAATCGCTGAATGTGTATATCTTGCAATGATTGAATCCCCGAATGTCGAGATATTCTGAATTCGATTCGCAAGCTGACGCAATACCTCATCCCCGCCTTGTCGGCCATATAAATCAATTATTTTCTGATATTCTCCCGGTTCTATAATATATAAATGCCCTCTTGACTGTTCAGCAGCCCAATCATTTAAAATGATTTTAAAGCGTTCATAATTATTTAATCCGGATGCAACATCCCGAAAAGCAAGACGGCGAATGGCACTTTTCTGATCAAAATATTTTAATGCGAGTGTAACAATTGGTGCAACTCGATTCATATATTTGATTTCAATCGTTTTTGGTTCCGCACGTTGTTCAAAATACATTGTAAATAAGCCGATCGTTTTCCCTTCTGTATTTAAAATCGGCTGACTCCACATTGAAACTAAATGATACTTTTCAATAATCGGCCGATATGCTTCATGATAGACCGATTGCTCCAAATCTTTTATAATGAGCGGTTTATTGATTTTACTTTTGTCTTCGATATCCATTAATAAAATATTCTCATCGAGCTTTTTCAGGTCTCTCCACATTTCACCGTAAATATTAATCATCCGGTCATTTTCATCAACAAGGACGATGGAACAGTGGCATTTCTTTCCGAAGGTTATTTCAACCGATCT belongs to Solibacillus sp. FSL W7-1436 and includes:
- a CDS encoding bifunctional diguanylate cyclase/phosphodiesterase, whose product is MNEFDNLSVSDEGMYVWLCQMARQIDAAIAIINPNKGYTIDFVNQLFLQTTGYDEDDVIGSTFSLLQGPLTDMLNENSIQESIKHGLTFKTSSFHYRKDGYAFWNEVRHLPMFNQQGILQYCVIIMKDVTDSMNIESLIELEREVYFSLETGHPLENVLRNICRSVEITFGKKCHCSIVLVDENDRMINIYGEMWRDLKKLDENILLMDIEDKSKINKPLIIKDLEQSVYHEAYRPIIEKYHLVSMWSQPILNTEGKTIGLFTMYFEQRAEPKTIEIKYMNRVAPIVTLALKYFDQKSAIRRLAFRDVASGLNNYERFKIILNDWAAEQSRGHLYIIEPGEYQKIIDLYGRQGGDEVLRQLANRIQNISTFGDSIIARYTHSAIIVATRLSLHEMNIPQFEGEQVLSEPYYIDGKEVYLTLKIGTSSFSSGINYIEAVRQADNALSSALKVTGSVIKNFNMGLIESVEQEMNILAHFTRALKNSEFFPMLQPKVNMVTGEIESFEALARWNSAELGFVSPMLFIPVAENTGNIYKVDLEIFKKVLQWQKQRQDAGMKLYQVSINILPSHFYNPAFVESSIALIESYNINPKFIKFEITESVELEDVLRAKKIIDELQRFGIETSIDDFGVGYSSLSYLQELPFKEIKIDKSFVDDLANPRMNAVIKTIIQLSDNLNMMSVAEGIETEAQHLELKRLGCQIGQGYYYYKPLPIQQINELLDNKIKISFSK